One Candidatus Binataceae bacterium DNA segment encodes these proteins:
- a CDS encoding DUF503 domain-containing protein — MVVGVVRLTLFLPENHSLKGKRQVLRAIKARVRNKFNVSIAESDDNDMWQRAELGICQVGNDRSFVDSALREVVNFIDSLGLAPLGDEEFEIISC, encoded by the coding sequence ATGGTGGTCGGCGTGGTCCGGCTGACGCTTTTTCTGCCGGAAAATCATTCGCTCAAGGGGAAACGGCAGGTGTTGCGCGCAATCAAGGCTCGCGTTCGCAACAAGTTCAACGTCTCGATTGCCGAGTCCGACGACAACGATATGTGGCAACGCGCTGAGCTCGGCATCTGCCAGGTCGGCAACGATCGCTCGTTCGTCGACAGCGCGCTGCGTGAAGTCGTCAACTTTATCGACTCGCTTGGGCTCGCGCCGCTCGGCGACGAAGAATTCGAGATCATCAGCTGTTAG
- the purS gene encoding phosphoribosylformylglycinamidine synthase subunit PurS gives MQVKVFVTPRKGILDPQGRTIESSLKSLGFANASNVKVGKYITLDIDAKSTAAARDEIKKMCEQLLANLVIEDYRFEVEGE, from the coding sequence TTGCAAGTAAAAGTTTTCGTCACGCCGCGTAAAGGAATTCTGGACCCGCAAGGGCGCACCATCGAAAGTTCGCTCAAAAGCCTCGGCTTCGCCAACGCCTCGAACGTGAAGGTCGGCAAATATATCACGCTCGATATCGACGCGAAGAGCACCGCGGCCGCGCGCGACGAAATCAAGAAGATGTGCGAGCAATTGCTCGCTAACCTTGTGATCGAGGACTACCGCTTCGAGGTTGAAGGCGAATGA
- the purC gene encoding phosphoribosylaminoimidazolesuccinocarboxamide synthase has product MDSSPQKLDMFYEGKAKKLYSTSDPDLVIQYFKDDATAFNAKKRGTIEDKGVMNNRISELFFTLLEKNGVKTHFVKRLDDRNMLCKRLEIIPCETVVRNICAGSMAKRLGLEEGRELKKPVVEYYYKSDELDDPLIYPEHAVEFGWATEAENVAIKAMALRVNDVLRKFLDERGVILVDFKLEFGRHHGEVLLGDEICPDTCRFWDKATRQKLDKDRFRRDLGGVEEAYHEMLRRVES; this is encoded by the coding sequence ATGGATTCATCTCCGCAGAAACTCGATATGTTCTACGAGGGTAAGGCCAAGAAGCTTTACAGCACTTCCGATCCCGACCTCGTAATCCAATATTTCAAAGACGACGCGACCGCGTTCAATGCCAAGAAGCGCGGCACGATCGAAGACAAGGGCGTGATGAACAACCGGATCTCGGAGCTGTTCTTTACGCTGCTCGAAAAGAACGGTGTCAAGACGCACTTCGTCAAGCGCCTCGACGACCGCAACATGCTCTGCAAGCGGCTCGAAATTATCCCGTGCGAAACCGTTGTGCGGAATATCTGCGCGGGCTCGATGGCGAAGCGGCTCGGCCTCGAAGAGGGACGCGAGCTGAAGAAGCCGGTAGTAGAGTACTACTACAAGTCCGACGAGCTCGATGATCCGCTGATCTACCCGGAACATGCGGTGGAATTCGGATGGGCGACCGAGGCCGAGAACGTCGCGATCAAGGCGATGGCGCTGAGGGTCAACGACGTATTGCGCAAGTTCCTGGACGAGCGCGGCGTGATCCTCGTCGATTTCAAGCTCGAGTTCGGACGCCATCATGGCGAGGTTCTGCTCGGCGACGAAATCTGCCCCGACACGTGCCGCTTCTGGGACAAGGCCACGCGCCAGAAGCTCGACAAGGATCGCTTCCGCCGCGACCTCGGCGGCGTCGAAGAGGCGTATCACGAGATGCTGCGCCGGGTAGAAAGCTGA
- a CDS encoding GyrI-like domain-containing protein, with the protein MKQVTERDYEERIERIVKLLEADPAAHHALDDLAGAAHFSRFHFHRIYRAMTGETVNDTARRLRLARAARQLASTNTAVTEIALDAGYESVQTFSRAFSSLTSLSPREFRSRRIRLSDLINGPAPRAKGGTSMKVEIVELMASRAFTYRHLGPMSTVKDTYSRLWQWQIENGIAGKTREAIGICYGDETGDDEFRYYAGVVWDKPVKAAGDIEVHEVPGGKYGCYRLVGSHDGIPAAFQRIYGEWLPASGFAPDDRPALEIYRNNPFDTAANELITDLMIPIR; encoded by the coding sequence GTGAAGCAGGTCACCGAACGCGATTACGAAGAGCGAATCGAGCGGATCGTCAAATTGCTCGAGGCCGACCCCGCGGCGCATCACGCGCTCGATGACCTCGCAGGCGCGGCGCACTTCTCGCGCTTCCATTTCCATCGTATCTACCGCGCGATGACCGGCGAGACCGTGAACGATACTGCGCGGCGTCTGCGCCTTGCGCGCGCGGCACGTCAGCTCGCATCGACGAATACCGCGGTGACCGAAATCGCGCTCGATGCCGGCTACGAAAGCGTGCAGACCTTCTCGCGCGCATTCAGCTCATTGACCAGTCTCTCGCCGCGCGAGTTTCGCTCGCGCCGCATCCGATTGTCGGATCTGATAAACGGCCCTGCGCCCCGAGCCAAGGGAGGAACTTCCATGAAAGTCGAAATCGTTGAACTCATGGCGAGCCGCGCATTCACGTATCGCCATCTCGGTCCGATGAGCACCGTCAAAGATACGTACTCGCGGCTCTGGCAATGGCAGATCGAAAACGGAATCGCGGGAAAGACCAGGGAAGCGATCGGCATCTGCTATGGCGACGAAACCGGCGACGATGAGTTCCGCTACTATGCCGGGGTCGTTTGGGACAAGCCCGTCAAAGCGGCCGGCGATATCGAGGTGCACGAAGTCCCGGGCGGCAAGTACGGATGCTATCGGCTAGTCGGATCCCACGACGGTATCCCGGCGGCTTTCCAGCGCATTTACGGCGAATGGCTGCCGGCGAGCGGCTTTGCGCCTGACGATCGGCCGGCACTCGAGATCTATCGCAACAATCCCTTCGATACGGCGGCCAACGAGTTGATTACCGACTTGATGATCCCGATTCGATGA
- the purL gene encoding phosphoribosylformylglycinamidine synthase subunit PurL produces MSERPISLPGEPIIDLAQARAHGLTESEFNRIQEILGRVPNFTELGVFSVAWSEHCSYKSSRKYLKTLPSKSELVVQGPGENAGAIDVGDGWAAVFKIESHNHPSYVEPHQGAATGVGGILRDIFTMGARPVASMDSLKFGSFDHPRTRYLLGGVVGGIGGYGNCVGVPTVAGEVMFDPAYNGNILVNAFCLGLVRKGEMLSARAKGVGNSVMYVGSATGRDGIHGASLLASAEFDKESEMKRPTVQVGDPFTEKLLIEACLEAGRTGAVVAIQDMGAAGLTSSSSEMAARGGVGIEMDLDKVPLRESAITPYEILLSESQERMLLVAAPGREHELAKVFEKWDLHAVVIGKIIDDKRWRARWHGQLVADIPVGPLADEAPMYDRPHAPPKASPVRVGATKVHPKPDDALHALLDNPNVASKRWVFRQYDSIVLSNTVEGPGSDAAVLRIKHSKRGIALKVDSNPRACERDPYIGAIATVCEAVRNVACAGAHPVGITNCLNYGNPERPEIMWQFVRGIEALRDASLAFGAPVVSGNVSFYNETEGRAIMPTPTIAVLGVMSDVSKRVTQHFKRGGDVVAIVRTAKPQLSATEYEAMFSLDGGALAPIDLEREKMLIEALVGSIEQGLIQSAHDVSDGGLLVALAEACFNPAGLIGAQIDLGSRADDPAELFGEGPSTVVVSIAEGDLARAEKLFSGRGLEFSVIGKVDSTPKLSVAGVIDQAIRELLGIYEDALPRRLSGRD; encoded by the coding sequence ATGAGCGAGCGGCCAATCAGCCTGCCGGGCGAGCCCATAATCGATCTCGCGCAGGCGCGCGCCCACGGCCTGACCGAAAGCGAATTCAATCGTATCCAGGAAATCCTCGGCCGGGTTCCCAACTTCACCGAGCTCGGCGTCTTCTCCGTCGCGTGGTCCGAGCACTGTTCCTACAAGTCATCGCGCAAGTACCTGAAGACTCTTCCGTCGAAGAGCGAGCTCGTCGTGCAGGGGCCGGGCGAGAATGCCGGCGCGATCGACGTCGGAGACGGCTGGGCCGCGGTCTTCAAAATCGAAAGCCATAACCATCCGTCTTACGTCGAGCCGCATCAGGGCGCGGCAACCGGCGTCGGCGGAATCCTGCGCGACATCTTCACGATGGGCGCGCGTCCGGTAGCGAGCATGGACTCGCTCAAGTTCGGATCATTCGATCATCCGCGCACGCGCTACCTGCTCGGCGGCGTTGTCGGCGGAATCGGGGGCTACGGCAACTGCGTGGGTGTGCCGACCGTCGCGGGTGAGGTGATGTTCGACCCTGCCTACAACGGCAATATCCTCGTCAACGCTTTTTGCCTGGGCCTCGTGCGCAAGGGCGAGATGCTGAGCGCGCGCGCCAAGGGCGTCGGCAACTCCGTGATGTACGTCGGCTCGGCCACGGGCCGCGACGGAATCCATGGCGCGTCGCTGCTCGCGTCGGCGGAGTTCGACAAGGAAAGCGAGATGAAGCGGCCGACCGTCCAGGTTGGCGATCCGTTCACGGAGAAACTGCTGATCGAGGCGTGCCTCGAGGCCGGCCGCACGGGAGCAGTCGTCGCGATCCAGGACATGGGCGCGGCGGGCCTCACGTCGTCGTCGAGTGAGATGGCGGCGCGCGGAGGCGTCGGAATCGAAATGGATCTCGACAAAGTGCCGCTGCGCGAGAGCGCGATCACGCCCTACGAAATCCTGCTCTCGGAATCGCAGGAACGAATGCTCCTCGTCGCAGCGCCGGGTCGCGAGCACGAGCTCGCCAAGGTTTTCGAGAAGTGGGATCTCCATGCCGTCGTGATCGGCAAGATCATCGACGACAAAAGGTGGCGCGCGCGATGGCACGGCCAGCTCGTCGCCGATATCCCGGTCGGCCCGCTCGCCGACGAAGCTCCCATGTACGATCGGCCACACGCTCCGCCGAAAGCCTCGCCCGTTCGTGTCGGCGCGACGAAAGTCCATCCCAAGCCTGACGATGCGCTCCACGCGCTACTCGATAATCCGAACGTCGCGAGCAAGCGATGGGTTTTTCGCCAGTACGATTCGATCGTGCTGAGCAACACGGTCGAGGGCCCGGGAAGCGATGCGGCCGTGCTGCGGATCAAGCATTCGAAACGCGGTATCGCGCTCAAGGTCGATTCGAACCCGCGCGCCTGCGAGCGCGATCCGTATATCGGTGCGATCGCGACGGTGTGCGAGGCGGTCCGCAACGTCGCGTGCGCCGGGGCGCATCCAGTCGGGATCACGAATTGTCTCAACTACGGCAATCCCGAGCGGCCGGAGATCATGTGGCAGTTCGTCCGCGGCATCGAGGCGTTGCGCGATGCGTCGCTCGCCTTCGGCGCTCCGGTGGTGAGCGGCAACGTCAGCTTCTACAACGAGACCGAGGGACGCGCGATCATGCCGACGCCGACCATCGCGGTGCTCGGTGTTATGAGCGACGTCAGCAAGCGCGTGACGCAGCATTTTAAGCGCGGTGGCGACGTAGTCGCGATCGTGCGAACGGCCAAGCCGCAACTCAGCGCGACCGAATACGAGGCGATGTTTAGTCTCGACGGTGGCGCGCTCGCGCCCATCGACCTCGAACGCGAGAAGATGCTAATCGAGGCCCTTGTTGGTTCGATTGAGCAAGGGTTGATACAATCGGCTCACGACGTGTCGGATGGCGGATTGCTGGTTGCGCTTGCAGAAGCGTGCTTCAATCCGGCCGGTCTAATCGGCGCGCAAATCGATCTTGGTTCGCGCGCGGATGACCCGGCGGAGCTTTTTGGTGAAGGCCCTTCGACCGTCGTGGTATCGATTGCTGAAGGTGATTTGGCCCGCGCTGAGAAATTGTTCTCCGGTCGCGGGCTTGAATTTTCGGTGATTGGCAAAGTCGATTCGACGCCGAAGCTAAGCGTTGCCGGCGTGATCGACCAGGCCATACGCGAGCTTCTCGGGATCTACGAGGACGCATTGCCACGGAGGCTAAGCGGCCGTGACTGA
- a CDS encoding isoprenylcysteine carboxylmethyltransferase family protein — protein sequence MGPRQLFDLAWAAWAITWIAAALWSERTEKQVTGWEVWAYRIGAGVGLVMLTHAFAHAMGMRRIWHVGYGGAYLLVGFVVAGILFAWWARIHLGPLWSGAITKKEGHHVIDTGPYAIVRHPIYTGLIFATIATALAEATITAVLGTILLTGALWLKARTEERFLSAELGPGAYAEYQRRVPMLVPFV from the coding sequence GTGGGTCCTAGACAACTATTCGATCTCGCGTGGGCAGCATGGGCCATCACGTGGATCGCCGCCGCGCTATGGTCGGAGCGCACCGAAAAGCAAGTCACGGGCTGGGAAGTTTGGGCGTATCGAATCGGCGCGGGCGTGGGCCTCGTGATGCTGACCCACGCCTTTGCGCACGCGATGGGCATGAGACGCATCTGGCACGTCGGCTACGGCGGAGCATATCTGCTGGTCGGGTTTGTGGTGGCCGGAATCCTCTTCGCATGGTGGGCGCGAATTCATTTGGGCCCGCTGTGGTCGGGAGCAATCACCAAGAAGGAAGGCCATCACGTGATCGACACCGGCCCGTACGCAATCGTGCGTCATCCGATATACACGGGCCTGATATTCGCAACGATCGCGACTGCCCTCGCGGAGGCGACTATAACCGCGGTCCTGGGCACGATCCTCCTGACAGGCGCTCTCTGGCTGAAAGCCCGCACCGAAGAACGATTCCTCTCCGCGGAACTCGGCCCTGGCGCCTACGCCGAATACCAGCGCCGCGTCCCGATGCTGGTGCCGTTCGTCTGA
- a CDS encoding zf-HC2 domain-containing protein, with product MDCGTYIADYLTPHADGELRGAELARAEAHVAKCPQCAAALAEERELKAMLHVRAGMLRTPPQVRGSILAALDAADRRETTPRRAPAPSRRPAIVRGLRYAIPIALAAAIAFFVIILRNPTPAESYPAFDYATDHYDQFLGRFDPNVPSDSPGDIAAAYIDHKMPGYLWNFQPSGYKLLGGRIEKMPDGRFVTNTFYRSDDGAILCSFVASSGLKLPPRDADELGVHHFFEYRGHTICMSYLPGGKYVCILVSRKPMKAFMQDIAASEL from the coding sequence TTGGATTGCGGCACCTACATAGCCGACTATTTGACGCCTCACGCTGACGGCGAGCTAAGGGGCGCGGAACTCGCGCGCGCCGAAGCTCACGTTGCGAAGTGTCCACAGTGTGCCGCGGCGCTGGCCGAGGAGCGCGAGCTCAAGGCGATGTTGCATGTGCGGGCGGGGATGCTGCGGACGCCGCCCCAGGTCCGCGGCTCGATCCTGGCTGCGCTCGACGCCGCGGATCGGCGTGAGACAACGCCCAGGCGCGCTCCAGCTCCGAGCCGGCGGCCGGCGATTGTTCGCGGGTTGCGTTACGCGATACCGATCGCGCTCGCGGCCGCGATCGCTTTCTTCGTCATCATCCTGAGAAATCCGACGCCCGCCGAATCTTACCCGGCCTTCGATTACGCGACCGACCATTACGATCAGTTCCTAGGTCGATTCGATCCCAATGTTCCGTCCGACTCGCCCGGCGATATCGCGGCGGCCTACATCGATCACAAGATGCCGGGCTACCTGTGGAACTTCCAGCCGAGTGGTTACAAGCTGCTCGGCGGGCGCATCGAGAAGATGCCCGACGGCCGCTTTGTTACGAATACCTTCTACCGCAGCGACGACGGCGCGATCCTGTGCAGCTTCGTCGCATCGTCAGGATTAAAGCTGCCTCCCCGAGATGCGGACGAACTCGGAGTGCATCATTTCTTCGAGTATCGCGGCCATACGATTTGCATGAGCTATTTGCCCGGCGGCAAGTACGTCTGCATCCTGGTCTCGCGCAAGCCGATGAAGGCGTTCATGCAGGACATCGCGGCGTCGGAACTCTGA
- the purF gene encoding amidophosphoribosyltransferase, with protein MTEHELEVSVSVEDSNLDAFHEECGVFGVHGHPEAANLAYLGLYALQHRGQESAGIVSSNGKSLIAHRGMGLVADIFNTEILSRLEGTSAIGHNRYSTTGSTSIQNCQPLLVTHKRGGLALAHNGNLVNFAELREQLEENGTVFQSSSDSEVMIHLIASSHATTLPGRVAEALAQVRGAYSLVVLTEHEMIAVRDPHGFRPLVLGKLNDATIVTSETCALDLVRAEYIREIEPGEMVVVDENGVRSMRVFPEAPLKRCIFEYVYFSRPDSLLYGRNVYSVRKQHGRALARECPAEADVVVPVPDSGTAAALGYAEQAKLPFEMALVRSHYVGRTFIEPRQSIRHFGVKIKFNPVVDLLRGKRIVLIEDSLVRGTTLRKVIPMLRQAGAREVHMRIAAPPTTHSCFYGIDTPTREELLASSHSIEQIRRYITADSLGYLSWEGLYSFMEGREGYCDACFTGNYPIEIPRSSGPSQLPLFYASENGKADRR; from the coding sequence GTGACTGAACACGAACTCGAAGTTTCAGTTTCAGTCGAGGATTCGAACCTTGACGCCTTCCACGAAGAGTGTGGCGTCTTCGGCGTCCACGGCCATCCCGAGGCCGCCAACCTTGCGTACCTGGGGCTCTATGCGCTGCAGCATCGCGGGCAGGAATCGGCGGGCATCGTGTCGTCCAACGGCAAGTCGCTCATCGCGCATCGCGGGATGGGTCTCGTCGCCGACATTTTCAACACCGAGATTTTAAGCCGCCTCGAAGGCACGAGCGCGATCGGTCACAACCGCTATTCGACCACGGGCTCGACCTCGATTCAGAATTGTCAGCCACTCCTCGTCACGCACAAGCGCGGCGGTCTCGCGCTCGCGCACAATGGCAACCTCGTCAACTTCGCCGAACTGCGCGAGCAGCTCGAAGAAAACGGCACCGTTTTTCAATCGTCGTCGGACAGCGAGGTGATGATTCACCTGATCGCGAGCTCGCACGCCACGACGCTGCCGGGCCGCGTGGCCGAGGCGCTCGCGCAGGTGCGGGGCGCATACTCGCTGGTCGTGCTGACCGAGCATGAGATGATCGCGGTGCGCGATCCGCACGGCTTCCGGCCACTGGTGCTAGGCAAGCTCAATGACGCGACGATCGTGACCTCTGAGACGTGCGCACTCGATCTGGTTCGCGCCGAATATATCCGCGAGATCGAGCCCGGCGAGATGGTCGTCGTCGATGAAAACGGCGTGCGCTCGATGCGTGTATTTCCCGAGGCTCCGCTCAAGCGCTGTATCTTCGAGTACGTATATTTCTCGCGGCCCGACAGCCTGCTGTACGGCCGCAACGTTTATTCCGTGCGCAAGCAGCACGGAAGGGCGCTCGCGCGCGAATGCCCGGCCGAGGCCGATGTCGTCGTGCCGGTACCCGACTCGGGAACGGCAGCGGCGCTTGGATATGCCGAGCAGGCCAAGCTTCCCTTCGAAATGGCGCTGGTGCGGAGCCATTACGTGGGCCGCACGTTTATCGAGCCGCGCCAGTCGATTCGCCACTTCGGAGTGAAGATCAAATTCAACCCGGTCGTGGATCTGCTGCGCGGCAAGCGAATCGTGCTGATCGAGGATTCGCTGGTGCGCGGCACAACGCTGAGAAAAGTCATCCCGATGCTCCGTCAGGCGGGCGCGCGCGAAGTTCATATGCGAATCGCGGCGCCGCCGACGACGCACTCGTGCTTTTACGGAATCGATACGCCCACGCGCGAGGAGTTGCTCGCGTCATCGCATTCTATCGAGCAGATCCGCCGCTATATCACGGCCGACTCCCTCGGCTATCTGAGCTGGGAAGGGCTGTATTCCTTCATGGAAGGGCGCGAGGGCTACTGCGACGCGTGCTTCACCGGCAACTATCCGATCGAGATTCCGCGCTCGAGTGGGCCTTCGCAGTTGCCGCTCTTCTATGCGAGCGAGAACGGCAAGGCCGACCGCCGCTAA
- the purB gene encoding adenylosuccinate lyase codes for MDQKTQDIDIALLAVTPIDGRYRARTRALEAFFSEFALIRYRVRVEIEWYISLARNFRFDAVKPIEAQQVEKLRDIYHGLTLADARRVKALEAETNHDVKAVEYFVKEKLAALDPSLPLEIVHFACTSEDINNISYAVMLREFVAVELEPAIQHAIDSISELAHRYKALPMLARTHGQEASPTTIGKELAIFAARLERQINALRRQEYLGKFNGAVGNFNAHLFAHPHLNWIEHSRHFVESFGLVWNPLTTQIESHDFMAELFDTTRRIATILLGFCRDMWSYISIGYFAQKAVKGETGSSTMPHKVNPIDFENCEGNLGIASALLEHLAGKLPISRWQRDLTDSTAVRAIGTAFGHVIVALSSLERGMKRVEVNEARIAEDLDDEQAWEVVAEAIQTLMRRHGLPRPYETLKELTRGRRIDRKVIEEFIATLPLPDDAKAALDGLSPRAYVGLAAELVERFAPPPKS; via the coding sequence GTGGATCAGAAGACGCAAGATATCGATATCGCGCTGTTGGCGGTGACGCCGATCGACGGGCGCTATCGGGCTCGCACGCGGGCTCTGGAAGCCTTCTTCAGCGAGTTCGCGCTGATTCGGTATCGGGTGCGGGTCGAAATCGAGTGGTATATCTCGCTCGCGCGCAATTTCCGTTTTGATGCGGTAAAGCCAATCGAGGCGCAGCAGGTCGAGAAGCTTCGCGATATCTACCATGGCCTGACGCTCGCCGATGCGCGCCGCGTCAAGGCGCTCGAAGCCGAAACCAATCACGACGTTAAAGCGGTCGAGTACTTCGTCAAGGAGAAACTCGCCGCGCTGGATCCATCGCTGCCGCTCGAAATTGTGCACTTCGCGTGCACCTCTGAAGACATCAACAATATCTCCTACGCGGTGATGCTGCGGGAGTTCGTCGCGGTCGAGCTCGAGCCCGCGATTCAGCACGCGATCGATTCCATCTCCGAGCTCGCGCATCGTTACAAGGCGCTGCCGATGCTCGCGCGCACGCACGGTCAGGAAGCCTCGCCGACTACAATCGGCAAGGAGCTGGCGATTTTCGCGGCACGTCTCGAGCGCCAGATAAACGCGCTCCGGCGCCAGGAATATCTTGGCAAGTTCAATGGCGCGGTCGGCAACTTCAACGCGCACCTGTTCGCGCATCCCCATCTCAACTGGATCGAGCATTCGCGCCACTTCGTCGAGAGCTTCGGCCTCGTGTGGAACCCGCTCACGACGCAGATCGAAAGCCACGACTTCATGGCCGAGCTGTTCGACACCACGCGGCGAATCGCGACGATCCTGCTCGGCTTCTGCCGCGACATGTGGAGTTACATCTCGATCGGCTACTTCGCGCAGAAAGCGGTGAAGGGCGAGACCGGCTCTTCTACGATGCCGCACAAGGTGAACCCGATCGATTTCGAGAATTGCGAGGGCAACCTGGGAATCGCGTCGGCGCTGCTCGAGCATCTGGCGGGCAAGCTGCCGATCTCGCGATGGCAGCGCGATCTCACCGACAGCACCGCAGTGCGTGCGATCGGCACGGCGTTCGGCCACGTGATTGTCGCACTAAGCTCGCTCGAGCGCGGGATGAAACGCGTCGAGGTCAACGAGGCGCGTATCGCCGAGGACCTCGACGATGAGCAGGCGTGGGAAGTCGTCGCCGAGGCGATTCAGACTCTCATGCGCCGGCACGGATTGCCGCGTCCCTACGAGACGCTCAAGGAACTGACGCGCGGCCGCCGGATCGATCGCAAAGTGATCGAGGAATTTATCGCGACGCTGCCGCTGCCCGACGATGCGAAAGCCGCTCTCGACGGCCTCAGTCCTCGTGCTTATGTTGGTCTTGCAGCGGAGTTGGTCGAGCGTTTCGCACCGCCCCCGAAATCCTGA
- a CDS encoding sigma-70 family RNA polymerase sigma factor yields MADKGGTPDRRGRFEQEALPHLDALYTMAVRLSRNPDDANDLVQETILRAYRFFDQFENGTNCRAWLLTILFNNFRNGYRRATREQPAASTEDFDRRVEAESLHGDVPNGDPQVMLSAVGMDREVEAALDALPPEFREVLLLVDVQELSYQEISKVLNIPIGTVKSRVSRGRAILREALTNYAKERGILRS; encoded by the coding sequence ATGGCGGACAAGGGCGGCACTCCAGATCGGCGAGGACGCTTCGAGCAGGAGGCGCTGCCCCATCTCGACGCGCTCTATACGATGGCGGTGCGGCTCAGCCGCAATCCCGACGACGCCAACGATTTGGTACAGGAAACCATCCTGCGCGCTTATCGCTTCTTCGATCAGTTCGAAAACGGCACCAACTGCCGCGCCTGGCTGCTGACCATCCTGTTCAACAACTTCCGCAACGGTTATCGGCGCGCAACGCGCGAGCAGCCCGCCGCATCGACCGAGGACTTCGATCGCAGGGTGGAAGCGGAAAGCCTCCACGGCGACGTGCCCAACGGCGATCCGCAGGTGATGCTGTCGGCGGTCGGCATGGATCGCGAGGTCGAAGCTGCGCTCGACGCGCTGCCGCCGGAATTTCGCGAGGTGCTGCTGCTCGTCGATGTACAGGAATTGAGTTACCAGGAAATTTCCAAGGTGCTGAACATTCCGATCGGTACGGTAAAATCAAGGGTGTCGCGCGGGCGAGCGATTCTGCGCGAGGCACTGACTAACTATGCAAAGGAGCGAGGAATCTTACGATCTTGA
- the purQ gene encoding phosphoribosylformylglycinamidine synthase subunit PurQ, which translates to MKWGVVRFPGSLDDSDALYAISEVMGEAATMLWHKDESLQGADCLFLPGGFSYGDYLRTGAIARFSPIMKSVIKFANDGGLVFGTCNGFQILCEAHLLPGALTRNKSLSFICERVNVRIENAHTRFTSAAKPGQVLRLPIKHGEGCYVAPEEELRQMEERGQVILRYVDADGRESDAANPNGSMRNIAGICNERFNVFGLMPHPEHAVEKMLGGDDARVFFQSIIESAR; encoded by the coding sequence ATGAAGTGGGGCGTCGTGCGCTTCCCGGGCTCGCTCGACGATAGCGACGCCCTCTACGCCATTTCCGAGGTGATGGGCGAAGCGGCGACGATGCTCTGGCATAAGGACGAATCGCTACAGGGCGCGGATTGCCTCTTCCTGCCGGGAGGATTCAGCTACGGCGACTACCTGCGCACTGGAGCGATCGCGCGCTTCTCGCCGATCATGAAGAGCGTCATCAAGTTCGCGAACGACGGCGGCCTAGTCTTTGGCACGTGCAATGGATTCCAGATTCTGTGCGAGGCGCATCTCTTGCCAGGCGCGCTGACACGCAACAAGTCGTTGTCGTTCATCTGCGAGCGCGTAAATGTTCGCATCGAAAACGCTCATACGCGATTCACGAGCGCCGCCAAACCGGGGCAGGTCCTGCGATTGCCAATCAAGCACGGCGAAGGATGCTACGTCGCGCCGGAAGAAGAGCTGCGCCAGATGGAAGAGCGCGGCCAGGTGATCCTGCGTTACGTCGATGCTGACGGGCGCGAGAGCGACGCAGCGAATCCCAACGGCTCGATGCGCAATATCGCGGGCATCTGCAATGAGCGCTTCAATGTGTTCGGCCTGATGCCTCATCCGGAGCATGCCGTCGAGAAGATGCTCGGCGGTGACGATGCCCGAGTGTTCTTTCAATCGATAATCGAGAGCGCGCGATGA
- the rbfA gene encoding 30S ribosome-binding factor RbfA yields the protein MSEGRRPERVAELLMRELSEMLVRDLKDPRLRGVTLTGAKMSDDLRHGRVFFSHLEGSKRAPAVISGFKSASGFIRRELGRALGLRYTPEVDFEFDVGPEHAARIQELLRDTRAKS from the coding sequence GTGAGCGAAGGCCGCCGCCCCGAACGAGTTGCTGAACTCCTGATGCGCGAGTTGTCGGAGATGCTCGTGCGGGATCTGAAAGATCCGCGCCTGCGGGGCGTGACGCTCACGGGCGCGAAGATGAGCGACGATCTGCGCCACGGCCGGGTGTTCTTTTCTCATCTCGAAGGATCCAAGCGCGCGCCCGCTGTGATCTCGGGCTTCAAGAGCGCCTCGGGCTTTATCCGGCGTGAGCTTGGCCGCGCGCTGGGCCTGCGCTATACGCCGGAAGTCGATTTCGAATTCGACGTTGGTCCCGAGCACGCCGCACGCATCCAGGAACTGCTCAGAGACACGCGCGCCAAGAGCTGA